Within the Candidatus Reidiella endopervernicosa genome, the region GATGCCGATCTTCTTGTTAACGACGCCCTTCTTCGCTGCAGCACGTTTTTTCGCTGCGGCCTTCTTCACCACCTTTTTCTTGGCGACGACCTTCTTTTTTGCAGCCGCCTTCTTCTTCGGAGCAGCCCTCTTTTTAGCCGCCACTTTTTTCTCTGCCATCTTTAATCTCCCTTCTATCTCTTCTGTTTACGAATTTGGTACCAGCACACCGGCATTGAAAACCGGAGTATTCGTCCATTCAGTGATTGAACAATGACGAGGTTGCGGCAATATGGGCTGTACTATAGTAGAAATTGAGCGTTATGAGGGGCAGAAAGGTGCACTACGATGATTTATCTGGAGAGCGGTAGTGGCAATCCGACCTGGACTGGCCTGCGCCTACCCAACGCTCTGTACCGCCATCGGTGTAATCCTGTTATTGCTGGTGATCTGGGCGGTAGCCGCCTTCATCAAACAGGTCTGGCTGCACCGAAACGATAAGTAACGATAAGCGCCTTCAGATCGGCTCCTCCACCTCATCAACGCCACCTGCAGGTAGCTCCTGCCCGGTACGTTTGTCCTCATACATCCGCTTGTCGCTGAGGTTAAGCAGTACCGGTCCACTCATCCCATCGTCTGGATAGAGAGCAATGCCGATACTGACATCCAGCATCATCGACTCCTCGTAGACGGTAAAGGATGTATTAAACAGCGCCTTGATCTTGCCCGCCAACCGTTCTACATCGCGACGATGCTTCACCTCACTCATCAGCACCACAAACTCATCACCGTGAAGCCGGGCCAGGGTATCGTGGCTACGCACAATCACCGCAATCCGCTCCACCACCCGCTTGAGTAGCAGATCACCCACCTTGTGACCGTGATTGTCATTAACTGCCTTGAAACGGTCGAGATCCATGTAGAGCAGGGCCACGCGAAGATTGCTGCGCCTGGCATGGCGAATCGCCTGTTCAACCCGGTCCATCAGCAGATTCTTGTTGGGCAGACCGGTAAGCGCATCGAAGTTGGCCATATTGAACAGCGTCTCATGAGCCGTCAGCTGCTCGACACGTTTGCGATAGAGGATGATTGAGAACCAGCTTGCGAGCAGAAAGGTGACGATTACCATGATCGAGAAGATACCGATCTCCATCATGTCGACATCACGCCAGCAAACCTCATAGTGGATCTTGAGTAGAAAGGGCTGAGAGCCATTACTCACCTGCATGCTCTTCTCAAAACTTGGGAAAAGCCAACCTGGCCAGAACGCCTCATGCTTCTCGTATTGCGCCGAGGTCAGCAGCTGATCCTCAGCGGGCATTGCACCTCGGTACCAGACCGAGGCCTTCAACCCTCGCGCTGTCGAACCCAGCTCGGTAGCAGCGTCTTTGCATTGACCACCATCAATACGGAGTAAGGATCGTTCAACACATCGGCGCGCTGCTCATAGCTGCGCACCGCGGCAACCGGTTGGAAAATTAGATAGACCAGCACCCCGTCCACCGTTTTGAAGGGGCGCGAAGCAATCTGCCGCCCCGCCATCAACGATCGCCTCACCGTCTGTTCCAGCGTGGCCGAGGTGCTCAACAGATCGATTCCCAACTCATCCATAACCTCGGGCACTTCAGGTTCGATGAAGACCACCGGGTAATAGACCTCGCTCTCGGCAACAGAATGGACCTTTCGGTCAGACTCATAACCGAAGGTATGGATCTCAAAATCGGCATAACCCGCCGTGCGCATGCGCCGTACCAGTCCTGTTCGCTCTGCAGGCGTGACACGCTGACTCAACTCCATCATGTAGATATAGGGGAACTGCTTCCTGATCAGTTGTGCGTATCGACGGACGTTGTCTAAATTGACCTGGGGTGTCGCTGCGATATAGCTGGCAAACCCCTCCAGGGAGGCCTCGTAGATACGGGTTCTGTCGTTGACATGCATCAGCACTCGACTTGAGAGCTGATCAAAATCCTCACGAATATCGCTGATTTCAAATCGAACCAGCCCGGGGAGTCGCTATTTTTGCGAAAGTTTGTTTTGGGCATCCAAGCCCAAGCAAACAGCAAAAACTTCACGCGACCGTTTATGCCTGCGGCGCCCCGACCGTCCTGCGTACGTTGCGTAATCACCTCTTCGCGGCTCTACACAACTCCCTCAGTGACTCTACGCCGACATAAAGCCGCTGCTGCATCTTCTTCGTCGTTCGCTCGCGCTCTCAACTACGAATAGGCAGACGGCGTCGACTATCGGGGACTAACCGCCCTCACTTCGCTCTCCATGGCGGTCAGCGAGCGAAAACGAGAGCAGCAGCACGGCCACCCAGACGAATGGCAGCACAAACCGATAAATTAAAAGACGCTCTCCCATAGCGAGACGACACACTCCCTGCTGCTCTCTGTTATTTTAATTATCGAAGGTGTAACCATAGACCAACATTCG harbors:
- a CDS encoding DUF2934 domain-containing protein, which produces MAEKKVAAKKRAAPKKKAAAKKKVVAKKKVVKKAAAKKRAAAKKGVVNKKIGISAGVRRHMIAEAAYYIAEERGFDGGNVHQDWHEAERQIDAIYEVID
- a CDS encoding GGDEF domain-containing protein → MPAEDQLLTSAQYEKHEAFWPGWLFPSFEKSMQVSNGSQPFLLKIHYEVCWRDVDMMEIGIFSIMVIVTFLLASWFSIILYRKRVEQLTAHETLFNMANFDALTGLPNKNLLMDRVEQAIRHARRSNLRVALLYMDLDRFKAVNDNHGHKVGDLLLKRVVERIAVIVRSHDTLARLHGDEFVVLMSEVKHRRDVERLAGKIKALFNTSFTVYEESMMLDVSIGIALYPDDGMSGPVLLNLSDKRMYEDKRTGQELPAGGVDEVEEPI
- a CDS encoding CHASE domain-containing protein, yielding MHVNDRTRIYEASLEGFASYIAATPQVNLDNVRRYAQLIRKQFPYIYMMELSQRVTPAERTGLVRRMRTAGYADFEIHTFGYESDRKVHSVAESEVYYPVVFIEPEVPEVMDELGIDLLSTSATLEQTVRRSLMAGRQIASRPFKTVDGVLVYLIFQPVAAVRSYEQRADVLNDPYSVLMVVNAKTLLPSWVRQREG